The following is a genomic window from Actinomadura rubteroloni.
AGTTCAACGAGTGGGAGCTGCGCGGCGTCCCGGTCCGCATCGAACTCGGCAAGCGCGACATCGAGGCGGGCGTCGCGACGCTCGTCCGGCGCCTGCCGACCGTCGAGGGCCAGGGCAAGGAGCAGATCCCGCTCGGCGAGCTGCCCGAGCTGCTGCCCGGCGTCCTCGCCGAGTTCCAGGCGTTCCTGCTGGCCCGCGCGGAGGCGTTCCGCGACGAGCACACCGCGACCACCGACACCTGGGACGCGTTCGCCGCGCAGGTCGCGGGCGGCTGGGCGCGGGCGTTCCACTGCGGACGCACCGAGTGCGAGGACGACATCAAGGCCGAGACCGCCGCGACGCCCCGCTGCATCCCCGCGGACGCGCCGCAGGAGACGGGCGTCTGCGTCAAGTGCGGCGAGCCGTCCGCGTACGGCAAGCGCGTCCTGTTCGGCCGGTCGTACTGACCGGCCGCTGACCGGCTAGAGCGGCTCCGGCGGCGACACGCGCAGCGCGAGCATCGACACGTCGTCGCGCAGGTCGCCGTCGGAGAACGCCGTCAGGGCGCGCTCGACCGCGTCCGGCATGGCCGCGACGGGCTCGCCCGCGACCCCGGCCAGCGCCTCCAGCAGCCGCTGCCGCCCGAACTCGCGGCGGGCCGCGTCGCACGCCTCCAGCACCCCGTCGGAGTGCAGGAACAGCGTGTCGCCGGGGAACAGCTCGACGGCGTCGGTGCCCGCCGCGAAGTCGTCGAACAGGCCGAGCGGCACGCCGCCGTCGGACGCCGACCGGATCACGCCGTCCGCCCGCACCACGATCGCGGGCGGATGGCCGGCCGTCCCGAGCGTCGCGCGGACGCGGTCGCCCTGGAACTCCAGGCCCGCGATGATGGCCGTGACGAACCGGTCCTCCTCCAGCAGGGACGCGTTCACCATCGCCAGCACTTCCGCCGGGTCCGTGCTCCACCGCGACGCCAGCCGGACGCCGTGCCGCGCCGACGCCGTGACGACCGCCGCGTCCTCGCCCTTGCCGCACACGTCGCCGAGGACGAGCCCCCAGCTGTCCCCGAACGGGAACACGTCGTAGAAGTCGCCGCCGACCTCGGCGGTGCTGGTGGCCGTCATGTACCGCGCGGCCAGTTCCACGCCCTTGATCGTCGGCAGCCGCTTGGGCAGCAGGCTGCGCTGGAGCGAGTCGGCGACCTCGGCGCTGCGCCGGTACAGCCGGGACGCGCGGATCACGAGGGCGAGCTGCCGTCCGATCCGGCCGACGACGGCGAGGTCGCGCAGGTCGAACGGGCCGTTCTCGCCGCCGCTCGCCAGCGTGATCGTGCCGAGGCAGCGGTCGCCGTCCTCGATCGGGACGCACAGGACGGTCGTCGCGTGGACCAGCGCCAGCACCGGCTCGCCCCGCTCGTCCGCGCCGAGCAGGTCCAGTTCCTCGACGTGCGGGTGCAGCGCGCTCTGCCAGGACGCGAACACCGTCCCGGCCAGCGTCCCGGCCCCGGGGTCCAGCAGTTCCAGGACGCGGACGGTCTCCTGCGTGCTCTCGTCCTCGGCCGGGCCGACGACCACCTGGCGGCGCAGGTCGCCGAGCCGTCCGCCCGGGTCGACGGCGGCCAGGTCGATGAACGCCCAGTCCGCCAGCTCGGCGGCCAGCAGCCGCGCGCAGCGGCGGACCGCGACGGTCTCGTTGAACACCGGCTCGTCCAGCAGCAGCTCGCCCACCGCCGCGAGGACGTCCATCCGGTGGACGATCGCGGCGACCGCCTCGTCGTCGCGCGGGGCGGTCCGCTCGGCCGGACG
Proteins encoded in this region:
- a CDS encoding SpoIIE family protein phosphatase: MSDELDPGTVFREVAGLGERVAELRRAAAMPGTDPRPALDAALAELELAVEALETLGAERSAATDGAGAADTERRVLRTVFQDAPVPLFLLDRDSGVRRVNRQAAGLLGTSPGYVSGKQFTAFCDLATRGPLRSQLAAVVRTGRRRRVPVRFLSRDTPVDAVVTLARVWIPGEPDPMVMAVAGPTSTPVGEEPRPAERTAPRDDEAVAAIVHRMDVLAAVGELLLDEPVFNETVAVRRCARLLAAELADWAFIDLAAVDPGGRLGDLRRQVVVGPAEDESTQETVRVLELLDPGAGTLAGTVFASWQSALHPHVEELDLLGADERGEPVLALVHATTVLCVPIEDGDRCLGTITLASGGENGPFDLRDLAVVGRIGRQLALVIRASRLYRRSAEVADSLQRSLLPKRLPTIKGVELAARYMTATSTAEVGGDFYDVFPFGDSWGLVLGDVCGKGEDAAVVTASARHGVRLASRWSTDPAEVLAMVNASLLEEDRFVTAIIAGLEFQGDRVRATLGTAGHPPAIVVRADGVIRSASDGGVPLGLFDDFAAGTDAVELFPGDTLFLHSDGVLEACDAARREFGRQRLLEALAGVAGEPVAAMPDAVERALTAFSDGDLRDDVSMLALRVSPPEPL